The Vicia villosa cultivar HV-30 ecotype Madison, WI linkage group LG1, Vvil1.0, whole genome shotgun sequence genome includes a region encoding these proteins:
- the LOC131651187 gene encoding putative F-box protein At3g29830 → MAENINNLNLFSLLLNEKWLNIWESGNHIDFNENFFVDSTSHEEIKQAQRNVFIDFITDWIANFTRRDINKFSLKISNPHSCGNTIESCVEFAAQRRVKDITLDFSDNNNFNNNNNNNALFPVPTQVYQIGSSLESLKLSSCSFNVLDFLSFDALRDLSLSRIRVNIKTLKTLLKICKTMDSLRLEKCWGMEDFDLGREPIWLTRLVIDKCEMDTEYDLTFNAPILKYFKYSGHVCYSYIKARQIEEVDIDFAQESRYNSEHGEAFCDVLGDLYRAKILTVCSYLLQVIPSVDQLDRVLRVKHLILNTQMHPKEIGGLKFLLDRCPLMEKLTMNIGSGGVIFEDYKPSYDLDIKKFWFCGGLFPRCLKRRLKVVEVNNSKATESEFLTLGYFMHTGKVLEEININICNEDDGLTETRYERARTLKNNANRRFSHLQVSIY, encoded by the exons ATGGCAGAGAACATTAATAACTTGAATTTGTTCTCTTTGCTACTCAACGAAAAATGGTTGAACATATGGGAATCCGGAAACCACATTGACTTCAACGAAAATTTCTTTGTCGATTCAACTTCCCATGAAGAAATCAAACAAGCACAAAGAAATGTCTTCATCGACTTCATCACAGATTGGATTGCAAACTTCACTCGCCGCGACATTAACAAATTCTCACTCAAGATTTCAAATCCTCATTCTTGTGGCAACACAATTGAAAGTTGCGTTGAGTTTGCCGCACAGCGCAGGGTGAAAGACATAACCCTAGATTTCTCAGACAATAACaacttcaataataataataacaataatgctTTGTTTCCGGTGCCAACGCAAGTTTATCAAATTGGATCGTCGCTCGAATCCCTTAAATTGAGTTCGTGTAGTTTCAACGTGCTGGATTTTCTTAGCTTTGATGCACTCAGAGACTTGTCTTTGAGTAGGATTAGGGTTAACATCAAAACTCTTAAAACTTTGTTGAAAATTTGTAAGACTATGGACAGTTTACGCCTTGAAAAGTGTTGGGGTATGGAAGACTTCGATTTGGGTCGTGAACCAATTTGGTTAACAAGATTGGTGATAGATAAATGCGAAATGGATACGGAGTATGATTTAACATTTAATGCGCCAAtacttaaatattttaaatattctgGACATGTGTGTTATTCATATATAAAGGCAAGACAAATAGAAGAGGTGGACATTGATTTTGCCCAAGAATCAAGATATAATAGTGAACATGGCGAAGCTTTTTGCGATGTTCTGGGTGATTTGTATAGAGCCAAGATTCTAACAGTTTGCAGTTATCTACTCCAG GTTATTCCATCTGTAGATCAACTGGATCGAGTATTGAGAGTAAAACATTTGATTCTGAATACTCAAATGCATCCTAAAGAGATTGGTGGATTAAAATTCTTACTCGACCGTTGTCCTTTAATGGAAAAACTGACAATGAACATAGGATCAGGAGGAGTTATATTTGAG GACTACAAACCTTCCTATGATTTAGATATTAAAAAATTCTGGTTTTGTGGAGGATTATTTCCTAGATGCTTGAAAAGAAGATTGAAGGTGGTGGAAGTGAATAATTCGAAAGCAACCGAATCTGAATTTTTAACTTTGGGCTATTTTATGCATACAGGGAAAGTGTTGGAAGAGATTAATATTAATATCTGTAATGAAGATGATGGTCTTACAGAAACTCGATATGAACGTGCAAGGACTTTAAAGAATAATGCTAACAGGCGTTTTAGTCATTTGCAAGTATCAATTTATTGA